Proteins co-encoded in one Bombus terrestris chromosome 18, iyBomTerr1.2, whole genome shotgun sequence genomic window:
- the LOC100644705 gene encoding uncharacterized protein LOC100644705 → MDKLTNWTRGINISLSTPIPGQNCVSNLSTPSILDKLLIITPSITSIHQELKWIFLLHTYGFACLFFVLAFYTFLSILHLRSLISSRPFMSTINMFLCILGASRAACLFIDPYNFKNIMPKIIGSIIWDVGFPCVTSAFSLIQLAFLQLTQLKFGPEKIQKESCLSLIITGHFFFVIASDVALTSHNCYIVKYVVQTVFLIWSILLYLTFLHAGYKIIHLLQSVPSSMLMRDNSNTHQKGIMQLAMLAPYNNLASSVATALVPTLLNPKIKDAEITEPATLTNDLDKNPKDQPMKITEKEEQVQKECDKSPCKSMSSQDDRTIPKSTVPEVYVRPPTPTPSATNLPIITVSSPSRRSSVTSRRNSDASRSSRRNSECSVRFINEEDGFTSECRRNSDFSPKHSPEIDRRRSPDKMSRRYSENVTPLGNIRDLRRCSDFSHEKNRSSQFAAKLKRNSDFGNRTPRRMLPPTDLHKLPKVVDLSPTGSRRNSDVSGFTPRTEIRRNSDISFRRNSEFVHVKPLDLNRRSSDITIRSLSRSPTHGRSIVPEKIEIQEKSESDSDQPDCSEKAALMTEKSKDKDDDGKLRKKNLSWKNEKEKEDVEDITVETNLLPENTKVDGKVGNSDFTLHSILNHIAYVNRTKSDTPLHMLEENTAAVRRSQIRKVLNVTYATAVLGIILCITDVARIFGPYGLLAETTKHGIQLIITQYPRPWPWFIYQTLCRGLELIMGCAMASITKQPSVSPRHQYLGSYPNYNIHVKRGNNPYI, encoded by the exons ATGGATAAGCTGACTAATTGGACCCGTG gtataaatatatcattatcAACACCAATACCTGGGCAAAATTGTGTCTCAAACTTGTCAACACCTTCAATTTTAGACAAATTACTAATCATTACTCCATCAATCACATCAATACATCAAGAGCTAAAAtggatttttcttttacataCATATGGTTTTGCCTGCCTCTTCTTTGTACTTGCATTTTACACATTTTTATCTATTCTACACTTAAG gTCTCTTATATCAAGCCGGCCTTTTATGTCCACAATTAATATGTTTTTATGTATACTTGGAGCATCAAGAGCAGCATGCCTTTTCATAGAtccatataattttaaaaatattatgccCAAAATTATTGGTTCCATTATTTGGGATGTTGGATTTCCATGTGTAACATCTGCCTTCAGTCTCATACAACTGGCTTTTCTGCAATTAACTCAG CTTAAATTTGGACCAGAGAAGATTCAAAAAGAATCTTGTCTCAGTTTAATCATAACAGGAcactttttttttgtaattgctAGTGACGTTGCTCTTACCTCCCATAATTGTTATATAGTAAAGTATGTGGTCCAAACAGTGTTCCTTATCTGGAGTATTTTATTGTACTTAACATTTCTACATGCAGGATATAAGATAATTCATTTACTGCAATCTGTGCCAAGTAGTATGTTAATGAGAGACAATTCTAATACACATCAAAAAG GTATTATGCAATTGGCAATGTTAGCTCCTTATAATAACTTGGCATCATCTGTTGCCACTGCCTTAGTACCTACTTTGCTCAATCCCAAAATTAAAGATGCTGAAATAACAGAACCTGCAACCCTTACAAATGATTTGGACAAAAATCCTAAAG atcaacctatgaaaataacagaaaaagaGGAACAGGTTCAAAAAGAATGTGACAAATCACCTTGTAAAAGTATGTCATCCCAAGATGACAGAACAATTCCCAAGTCGACTGTACCAGAAGTATATGTTAGACCCCCAACACCTACGCCATCAGCAACAAATTTACCTATAATAACAGTATCTAGTCCAAGCCGTAGAAGTTCAGTAACTAGTAGACGAAACAGTGATGCGTCTAGATCCTCTCGTAGAAATTCAGAGTGTAGTGTTAGATTTATAAATGAAGAGGATGGTTTCACATCGGAATGTCGACGCAATTCTGACTTTAGTCCTAAACATTCGCCTGAGATTGATAGAAGACGATCTCCGGACAAGATGTCTCGAAGATATTCTGAAAATGTGACACCTTTAGGAAATATTAGGGATTTAAGACGATGTTCTGATTTTTCACATGAAAAGAATAGAAGTTCTCAATTTGCTGCTAAATTAAAAAGGAATAGCGATTTTGGGAACAGAACACCTAGGCGAATGTTACCTCCGACCGATCTTCATAAATTGCCAAAAGTCGTGGACCTAAGTCCTACAG gTTCAAGACGTAATTCTGATGTTAGCGGTTTTACTCCCCGAACTGAGATACGTAGAAATTCAGATATTTCCTTTCGACGTAATTCGGAATTTGTTCACGTCAAGCCACTGGATTTAAATCGTCGAAGTAGTGATATTACTATTAGAAGCTTGAGTAGAAGTCCAACTCACGGTCGTAGCATAGTTCCTGAAAAAATAGAGATACAAGAAAAATCTGAATCTGATTCGGATCAACCCGATTGTAGTGAAAAAGCAGCTCTAATGACAGAAAAAAGTAAAGATAAAGATGATGATGGAAaattacgaaagaaaaatttatcttggaaaaatgaaaaagagaaagaagatgtTGAAGATATAACGGTCGAAACTAATTTGCTTCCCGAAAATACTAAAGTCGACGGAAAAGTTggg AATAGCGATTTTACGCTTCATTCAATATTAAATCATATTGCGTATGTCAATAGGACTAAATCCGATACGCCTTTACATATGTTGGAAGAAAATACAGCGGCAGTTAGGagatcgcaaattcgaaaagtATTAAATGTAACATATGCAACTGCGGTTTTAGGAATCATTTTATGCATTACAGACGTAGCACGTATTTTTGGGCCATAcg GTCTCCTAGCCGAGACTACAAAACATGGTATACAACTAATCATCACACAATATCCCAGACCATGGCCCTGGTTTATATATCAAACTTTGTGCAGAGGTTTGGAACTAATCATGGGTTGCGCAATGGCGAGTATTACAAAACAACCATCAGTAAGCCCACGACATCAATATTTAGGCAGTTATCCTAATTATAACATACATGTGAAAAGAGGTAATAATCCTTATATATAA
- the LOC125384607 gene encoding transmembrane protein 203 encodes MIFTLNELEHWLGLTIFEMWINLVSLTIFSVLLALRLDENYFLGNTGWWIVFSPLFVADGLNAYFCAIIFIRMHMEGMVKAAVLRGLWSLILLILIFVFKYLLCRKLSGQSPLEYSEILSPLFILLQLIAVRACQLH; translated from the coding sequence atgatatttactTTAAATGAATTGGAACATTGGTTAGGACTGACTATTTTTGAAATGTGGATAAATTTAGTTTCATTAACAATTTTCTCAGTGTTACTAGCTCTTAGATTGGACGAAAATTATTTCCTGGGCAATACAGGATGGTGGATAGTATTCTCACCACTTTTTGTTGCTGATGGTCTGAATGCTTATTTTTGTGCAATTATTTTCATAAGAATGCATATGGAAGGAATGGTCAAAGCTGCTGTTTTAAGAGGATTATGGAGTCTCATATTGTTGATCctaatatttgtttttaaatatctcCTGTGTAGAAAGCTATCAGGACAAAGTCCTTTAGAATATTCAGAAATTTTGAGCCCTCTATTTATTCTTTTGCAATTAATTGCAGTTAGAGCATGTCAACTTCATTAA
- the LOC100645030 gene encoding ribonuclease P protein subunit p20 — MADIHERPKVKVNFPRKGNNPTVKRKKLLSSDYIIKKRQPFDTKKKRKNNDIYITNSTNFKAQLKRCEKHLNNGTSEVIIHGLGAAVQRACSLALQLKKNHYDSIELEVKTSTISLIDDFEPVNDNADYEIINRKNSAVHIRVFRKFSLRTLKYQE; from the exons ATGGCCGATATACACGAACGTCCCAAGGTAAAAGTGAACTTTCCAAGAAAGGGAAATAATCCAACAGTGAAACGTAAAAAATTACTATCTTCTGATTATATTATTAAGAAGAGACAACCTTTTGATACaaagaagaaacggaagaataacgatatatatattactaataGTACAAACTTTAAG GCTCAATTAAAAAGATGTGAAAAACACTTAAATAATGGTACCTCCGAAGTGATTATTCATGGTCTTGGTGCTGCCGTACAAAGAGCATGTAGCTTGGCTCTACAATTAAAGAAGAATCATTATGATAGCATAGAATTAGAAGTCAAGACTTCTACGATATCTCTTAttg atgATTTTGAACCTGTCAATGATAACGCagattatgaaataattaatcgaaaaaACTCAGCAGTACATATTCGAGTGTTTCGAAAATTTTCGCTGCGTACCCTTAAATatcaagaataa
- the LOC100644830 gene encoding cleavage stimulation factor subunit 1: MKEPEVDPKNIIKSRELLYRLMISQLFYDGHQTLAVQLSNIIQAEPPCPPSDRLLHLMLIGLAHEPDRSKKDTSNLSSFTSTFDNTLGPGLDLEFETEAQTQAPEPAQYETAYVTSHKGNCRAGAFSADGQLIATGSVDASIKILDVDRMLAKSAPDEMAPGDQTGGHPVIRTLYDHLEEVTCLEFHPREPILVSGSRDFSIKLFDFSKASVKKAFRTITDADQIRCLSFHPTGDFLVVGTNHPVVRLYDVNTAQCFVCSIPNHQHTAGITSIKYSPDAKTYASAGKDGSIKLWDGVSNRCINTFVKAHDGYEVCSVTFTRNGKYLLSSGKDSLIKLWELSTSRCLIAYTGAGTTGKQEHKAQAIFNHTEDYVMFPDEATTSLCAWNSRNASRKQLLSLGHNGPVRLIVHSPTAPAFLTCSDDFRARFWFRRMPTH; the protein is encoded by the exons ATGAAGGAACCAGAAGTGGACccgaaaaatattataaaaagcagAGAACTCCTTTACAGGCTTATGATCAG ccAATTGTTCTATGATGGACACCAGACATTGGCAGTACAGCTGTCAAATATAATTCAAGCAGAACCTCCATGCCCTCCATCCGATCGTTTACTTCATTTAATGTTGATTGGTCTAGCTCATGAACCTGATCGTTCTAAAAAGGACACGAGTAACTTATCTTCTTTCACATCGACTTTTGATAATACTTTGGGACCTGGTCTAGATTTAGAATTTGAAACAGAAGCTCAAACTCAAGCACCAGAACCTGCACAATATGAGACTGCCTATGTAACTTCCCACAAAGGAAATTGCAGAGCTGGAGCATTTTCTGCAGATGGTCAGTTAATAGCAACTGGATCAGTCGACGcatcaattaaaattttagaCGTGGATAGAATGCTAGCTAAGTCTGCACCAGATGAAATGGCACCTGGTGATCAAACAGGTGGTCATCCAGTTATAAGGACATTGTATGATCATTTAGAAGAAGTGACATGTCTGGAATTTCACCCAAGAGAACCTATTCTTGTATCTGGGAGCAGAGACTTTTCTATTAAGCTGTTTGATTTCAGCAAAGCCAGTGTTAAAAAGGCATTCAGAACTATTACAGATGCAGATCAGATACGATGTTTATCTTTTCATCCTACTGGTGATTTTTTGGTTGTTGGAACCAATCATCCAGTAGTCAGGTTATACGACGTTAATACAGCACAGTGCTTTGTTTGTAGCATACCAAATCATCAACATACTGCTGGAATAACTAGTATTAAGTATTCTCCCGATGCAAAAACTTATGCATCGGCTGGTAAAGATGGAAGTATCAAATTATGGGACGGTGTATCAAACCGATGTataaatacttttgtaaaaGCGCATGATGGCTATGAAGTATGTTCAGTGACTTTTACAAGAAATGGAAAG TATTTATTGTCATCAGGGAAAGattctttgataaaattatgGGAACTGTCTACTAGCAGATGTCTAATAGCATATACAGGTGCTGGAACTACAG GCAAGCAAGAACATAAAGCTCAAGCTATTTTTAATCACACTGAAGACTATGTAATGTTTCCCGATGAAGCGACGACATCATTATGTGCATGGAATTCTCGAAATGCATCTAGGAAACAATTACTATCATTAGGACATAATGGTCCAGTAAGATTGATTGTCCATTCTCCAACCGCTCCAGCATTCTTAACGTGCAGTGATGATTTTAGAGCAAGATTTTGGTTCAGAAGAATGCCCACTCATTAG
- the LOC100645145 gene encoding myoneurin, producing MSEIKAESKNDNNIEDVSKDHSAEEKPSPTKNKRGGTKRLSTLERLAQEGERVTKDLNASVGEVEGRRRTRSSARGLTSSTPVPSPPKKEKRDTSTKGTGRGRGRPKRQEKNNDNNTDEEAANNKSEKHSEEESMKMDVDEHKEETEKLADNEDKSVAKTESKEASDKVLDSNFKEEKVTEESESFAEESKSSSVSEEKKEEDIKDSSDSSQDATDTTTEAPPSSSSESQNPSNATTTEENKE from the exons ATGTCGGAGATCAAGGCGGAGAGCAAGAACGATAACAATATCGAGGATGTGTCAAAG gaTCATTCAGCAGAAGAGAAACCAAGTCCAACGAAAAATAAACGAGGAGGCACGAAAAGACTCTCTACACTAGAAAGATTGGCTCAAGAAGGAGAGCGAGTCACAAAG GATTTAAATGCATCTGTTGGAGAAGTTGAAGGGAGGAGGCGCACACGTAGTTCAGCACGAGGCCTAACCTCATCAACACCTGTGCCATCTCCacctaaaaaagaaaagagggatACATCAACAAAAGGCACCGGTCGTGGACGCGGGCGTCCTAAACGACAAGAGAaaaataatgacaataataCAGACGAAGAAGCAGCTAACAATAAAAGCGAAAAGCATTCTGAGGAGGAATCTATGAAAATGGACGTGGATGAACACAAAGAGGAAACAGAAAAATTGGCGGATAACGAGGACAAGAGTGTTGCGAAAACTGAAAGTAAAGAGGCTTCTGATAAGGTGCTTGACTCTAATTTCAAGGAGGAAAAAGTTACAGAAGAATCGGAAAGCTTCGCAGAAGAAAGCAAGAGTTCTAGTGTCAGtgaagagaaaaaggaggaagacaTAAAGGATAGCTCGGATTCGAGTCAAGATGCAACAGACACAACAACAGAGGCACCACCTTCATCTTCATCAGAGTCTCAAAATCCTTCTAATGCTACTACTACAGAAGAAAATAAGGAATAA